A single Bacillus sp. HMF5848 DNA region contains:
- a CDS encoding glutamate-5-semialdehyde dehydrogenase — protein sequence MNEVVAKAKLAKEACYMITDMSIEEKNKALLRIAKQLETDKDYIIAENKKDLIEGEQKGLSQSILDRIMLNQTRIEGMIHAIQLLINLSDPIGEVIETIEKDNGLLIKKKRVPLGVIGMIYEARPNVTIDAATLALKTGNAVVLRGSSSAAHSNKALVKVIHAALTKTKIPVDAVQLIEDTSRETAKQMFTLNEYLDVLIPRGGKQLIDTVIQQATVPVLETGAGNCHIFVDETADEHVTKSIVINGKTQRPSVCNAIETILIEKKWFTLHGNDLLEALHLNNVTIIGDDTVCSAFQPAITAKEEDWYTEYLDLKVSVKIVANVDEAITHINKYGTNHSEAIITKNEAHATLFLNKVDAAAVYHNASTRFTDGFEFGYGAEIGISTQKLHARGPMGLHALTSSKFFVYGTGQIRN from the coding sequence ATGAATGAGGTTGTAGCTAAAGCAAAATTAGCAAAAGAAGCCTGCTACATGATTACTGATATGAGCATTGAGGAGAAAAATAAAGCTCTATTGCGAATAGCTAAACAGCTAGAAACTGATAAAGACTATATAATAGCGGAGAATAAAAAAGATTTGATAGAGGGCGAACAAAAAGGCCTTTCTCAAAGTATACTTGATCGTATTATGCTTAACCAAACAAGAATTGAAGGCATGATACACGCTATTCAACTTCTTATTAATCTAAGTGACCCAATCGGTGAGGTCATTGAAACAATAGAAAAAGACAATGGGCTTCTTATTAAGAAAAAAAGGGTACCGCTTGGTGTAATTGGCATGATTTACGAGGCACGTCCCAATGTCACGATAGATGCTGCAACACTAGCACTAAAAACCGGTAATGCAGTCGTTCTGAGAGGAAGTTCATCTGCCGCACACTCAAACAAAGCTCTTGTTAAGGTGATTCATGCTGCTTTAACAAAGACAAAAATTCCTGTTGATGCTGTGCAGCTTATTGAGGATACGAGTAGAGAGACTGCAAAGCAAATGTTTACACTGAACGAATACTTAGATGTACTAATTCCTAGAGGTGGAAAGCAACTTATCGATACTGTAATTCAACAAGCAACCGTGCCAGTACTAGAAACAGGAGCTGGGAATTGTCACATTTTTGTTGATGAAACAGCAGATGAACACGTTACAAAATCTATCGTAATAAACGGGAAAACACAGCGTCCCTCTGTTTGCAATGCCATAGAAACAATTTTAATTGAAAAAAAATGGTTCACGTTACACGGTAATGACCTTCTCGAAGCATTGCATTTAAATAACGTCACAATTATTGGTGACGACACGGTTTGTAGCGCATTTCAACCTGCAATAACTGCCAAGGAAGAGGACTGGTACACTGAGTATCTAGATTTAAAGGTAAGTGTAAAAATCGTCGCTAATGTTGATGAGGCTATTACTCATATAAATAAATATGGCACTAATCATTCAGAAGCCATTATTACAAAAAACGAGGCACATGCCACCTTATTTTTAAATAAGGTAGATGCAGCTGCTGTTTATCACAACGCTTCTACAAGATTTACAGATGGATTTGAGTTTGGCTATGGAGCTGAAATAGGTATAAGTACACAAAAGCTTCATGCTCGGGGCCCGATGGGTTTACATGCTCTCACCTCTAGCAAATTTTTTGTATATGGTACAGGACAAATTCGTAACTAG
- the proB gene encoding glutamate 5-kinase gives MAKQRIVVKIGSSSLTNTKGNIDETKLTDHISALAKLKQSGHEVLLVSSGAVAAGFTQLGYPIRPTTIKGRQAAAAVGQGLLIQTYMELFKAYDIIAAQILLTRDDFANRIRYKNAYATLTELLDRGILPIINENDTVAVEELTFGDNDMLSALVSGLIHADQLIILTDINGLYNRDPRKYSDAERLNIVELITDEMIAQAASSGSSVGTGGMKSKLLAAKTALSLGVPVFIGRGEGSNKLTNIIAGYGDGTYCCKTEKALNTVKQWIHLHSEAIGAIYIDEGAEKALILNGKSLLLAGVNKVVGHFESGAVVKVFCYNNLLGKGEVSYSSEDLLRFINEHPRLKLKHEVIHRNKWVQAERSGKYHE, from the coding sequence ATGGCCAAACAAAGAATTGTTGTGAAAATAGGCAGTTCCTCATTAACGAACACAAAAGGAAATATTGACGAGACAAAATTAACCGATCACATTTCAGCACTTGCTAAGTTAAAACAATCAGGTCACGAAGTTCTTCTTGTATCTTCAGGAGCAGTAGCAGCAGGATTCACTCAATTAGGATATCCTATTCGTCCAACTACCATTAAAGGACGTCAGGCTGCAGCAGCAGTCGGGCAAGGCTTACTTATTCAAACGTATATGGAGCTTTTTAAAGCTTACGATATTATAGCAGCACAAATTTTATTAACAAGAGATGATTTTGCAAATCGAATACGCTATAAAAATGCGTACGCAACATTAACTGAATTATTAGATCGTGGAATACTACCAATAATTAACGAAAACGATACAGTTGCTGTTGAAGAATTAACATTTGGTGATAACGATATGTTATCAGCATTAGTGAGTGGACTTATTCATGCCGATCAATTAATAATCTTAACAGACATAAATGGATTATATAATCGTGACCCTAGAAAATATTCAGATGCTGAAAGATTAAATATTGTAGAGCTTATTACAGATGAGATGATTGCACAAGCTGCTTCATCAGGATCAAGCGTAGGAACTGGTGGGATGAAATCAAAGTTACTTGCAGCCAAAACAGCTCTGTCTCTAGGTGTACCTGTGTTTATTGGCCGCGGTGAAGGTTCTAACAAACTAACAAATATAATAGCCGGCTATGGAGATGGTACTTATTGTTGTAAAACAGAAAAAGCTCTTAATACAGTAAAGCAATGGATTCACCTTCACTCAGAAGCTATTGGAGCTATTTATATTGATGAAGGCGCTGAAAAGGCTTTGATACTAAATGGAAAGAGTCTATTATTAGCCGGAGTTAATAAAGTCGTGGGACATTTTGAATCTGGCGCAGTAGTAAAGGTGTTTTGTTACAACAACCTGTTAGGAAAGGGTGAAGTTTCATATTCCTCAGAAGATTTGCTACGTTTCATTAACGAACACCCTAGATTGAAACTAAAACATGAAGTCATTCATCGAAATAAATGGGTTCAAGCTGAAAGGAGTGGAAAATACCATGAATGA